A genomic window from Streptomyces sp. MST-110588 includes:
- a CDS encoding SDR family NAD(P)-dependent oxidoreductase translates to MTTSKGGGQGPLEGAVVAVAGAGGPAGRAALLRLAEAGAVVVAADADPARLAEAVDAARYAHGGATVTGDTVDLLDLDATRAWADRTEKEFGRIDGLVHLVGGWRGSATFAETDLADWDLLEKLLIRTVQHTSLAFQGPLERAGDGRFLLISAAGASKPTAGNAAYAAAKAAAEAWTLALGDAFRKAGGEDGPKAAAAILIVKALVNDQMRAERPNAKFAGFTDVKDLAEAITGVWERPAREMNGQRLWLTPEP, encoded by the coding sequence ATGACTACTTCGAAGGGCGGCGGACAGGGGCCGCTGGAGGGCGCGGTCGTGGCGGTGGCCGGGGCGGGCGGCCCGGCCGGGCGCGCCGCCCTGCTGCGGCTGGCGGAGGCCGGCGCGGTGGTCGTCGCCGCGGACGCCGACCCCGCGCGGCTGGCCGAGGCCGTCGACGCGGCCCGGTACGCCCACGGCGGCGCGACCGTCACCGGCGACACGGTCGACCTGCTCGACCTGGACGCCACCCGCGCCTGGGCGGACCGTACGGAAAAGGAGTTCGGCCGGATCGACGGCCTGGTGCACCTGGTGGGCGGCTGGCGCGGTTCGGCGACCTTCGCCGAGACCGACCTCGCCGACTGGGACCTGCTGGAAAAGCTCCTGATCCGTACGGTGCAGCACACCTCCCTGGCCTTCCAGGGGCCCCTGGAGCGGGCCGGCGACGGGCGTTTCCTGCTGATCAGCGCGGCCGGCGCGAGCAAGCCGACGGCCGGCAACGCCGCGTACGCCGCAGCCAAGGCCGCCGCCGAGGCGTGGACGCTGGCGCTGGGGGACGCCTTCCGCAAGGCGGGGGGCGAGGACGGGCCGAAGGCCGCTGCTGCCATCCTGATCGTCAAGGCGCTCGTCAACGACCAGATGCGCGCCGAGCGACCGAACGCAAAGTTCGCGGGCTTCACGGACGTCAAGGACCTGGCCGAGGCCATCACGGGCGTCTGGGAGCGGCCCGCCCGGGAAATGAATGGACAGCGCCTGTGGCTGACCCCCGAGCCGTGA
- a CDS encoding DUF6421 family protein, with amino-acid sequence MTEILSPVDAPTGTATADRVVAHPAWPVLKNAVETIRPWQSKDGSIDLEAEGAPGADAVRAEVERAVAAVEELSPLLPHDAAYHRALVADLRRWADGGFAVPDFLDSLLAFQPAEQRVDGLQHLVVFPMYTQNGNPDRNFEAVVLRMVWPDWLAELERTRYDNPLFCGITFEDFTAGYDTNSAVLFPETIAVRQAPERFTWGAIFCDREAARFRRVSEAAVQTLGIELPEDIRDMLADQDRCQQAFVLWDMIHDRTHSHGDLPFDPFMIKQRQPFWMYGLEELRCDLTAFKEAVKLEAEGLPQARDIQYAVIFDRMFRFPVTGDRVRNYDGLGGQLLFAYLHRHDVVRWTDNTLHIDWERAPQVTNQLCGEIEKLYRDGIDRPKLVHWFAAYDLVSTYLAPHPGSVWAKGPDALDLDQPPRKLVDEVLPDEFPLSMFYEALAKKLRRVIASTKGITAERAEPAMV; translated from the coding sequence ATGACGGAAATTCTTTCGCCTGTGGATGCTCCGACGGGCACCGCGACCGCAGACCGTGTGGTCGCGCACCCCGCCTGGCCCGTGCTCAAGAACGCTGTCGAGACCATCCGCCCCTGGCAGTCCAAGGACGGCTCGATCGACCTGGAGGCCGAGGGCGCGCCCGGCGCCGACGCCGTCCGCGCCGAGGTCGAGCGCGCCGTCGCGGCCGTCGAGGAACTCTCCCCGCTCCTGCCGCACGACGCGGCCTACCACCGCGCGCTCGTCGCCGACCTGCGCCGCTGGGCCGACGGCGGCTTCGCCGTACCGGACTTCCTGGACTCGCTGCTCGCCTTCCAGCCCGCCGAGCAGCGGGTCGACGGCCTTCAGCACCTGGTCGTCTTCCCGATGTACACCCAGAACGGCAACCCGGACCGCAACTTCGAGGCGGTCGTGCTGCGCATGGTGTGGCCCGACTGGCTGGCCGAACTGGAGCGCACGCGCTACGACAACCCGCTGTTCTGCGGCATCACCTTCGAGGACTTCACGGCCGGGTACGACACCAACTCCGCGGTCCTCTTCCCGGAGACCATCGCGGTGCGCCAGGCCCCCGAGCGCTTCACCTGGGGCGCCATCTTCTGCGACCGCGAGGCCGCCCGCTTCCGGCGGGTCAGCGAGGCCGCCGTGCAGACCCTGGGCATCGAACTGCCCGAGGACATCCGCGACATGCTCGCCGACCAGGACCGCTGCCAGCAGGCGTTCGTCCTGTGGGACATGATCCATGACCGTACGCACAGCCACGGTGACCTGCCGTTCGACCCGTTCATGATCAAGCAGCGCCAGCCGTTCTGGATGTACGGCCTGGAGGAGCTGCGCTGCGACCTCACCGCTTTCAAGGAAGCCGTCAAGCTGGAGGCGGAGGGCCTTCCGCAGGCCCGCGACATCCAGTACGCCGTGATCTTCGACCGGATGTTCCGCTTCCCCGTCACCGGCGACCGGGTGCGCAACTACGACGGCCTGGGCGGTCAGCTCCTGTTCGCGTACCTGCACCGGCACGACGTCGTACGCTGGACGGACAACACACTGCACATCGACTGGGAGCGGGCCCCGCAGGTCACCAACCAGCTCTGCGGCGAGATCGAGAAGCTCTACCGCGACGGCATCGACCGGCCCAAACTGGTCCACTGGTTCGCCGCCTACGACCTCGTCTCCACCTACCTCGCCCCGCACCCCGGCTCGGTCTGGGCCAAGGGCCCGGACGCCTTGGACCTGGACCAGCCGCCGCGCAAACTCGTGGACGAGGTACTGCCGGACGAGTTCCCGCTGAGCATGTTCTACGAAGCGCTTGCCAAGAAGCTCCGCCGGGTGATCGCCTCGACCAAGGGCATCACGGCCGAGCGCGCCGAACCGGCGATGGTGTGA
- a CDS encoding glycerophosphodiester phosphodiesterase family protein, with protein sequence MSFLTIGHRGLMGVEPENTLRSFVRAEHEGVDVIELDLHLSKDGALVVMHDAHVDRTTDGCGPIADRTLAELRELDAGQGERIPVFEEVVDAVRAPLQAEIKDVAAARVLAEVVRTRDLVGRVDIISFHDEALAAIRELLPGVPTALVADFYGADVVERARAVGASTLSLNIRRLTLELVEQAHAADLKVLGWTVNTHDHLRLARGLGLDGAVTDHPEIRRAVRFTA encoded by the coding sequence TTGTCCTTCCTCACCATCGGTCACCGCGGACTCATGGGCGTGGAGCCCGAGAACACCCTGCGCTCCTTCGTCCGCGCCGAACACGAAGGTGTCGATGTCATCGAGCTGGACCTGCATCTGAGCAAGGACGGCGCGCTCGTGGTCATGCACGACGCGCACGTGGACCGCACGACCGACGGCTGCGGCCCCATCGCCGACCGCACCCTGGCCGAGCTGCGCGAACTGGACGCCGGGCAGGGCGAGCGGATCCCCGTCTTCGAGGAGGTCGTGGACGCCGTACGGGCACCGCTGCAGGCCGAGATCAAGGACGTGGCGGCGGCTCGGGTGCTGGCCGAGGTGGTGCGGACCCGTGACCTCGTCGGCCGGGTCGACATCATCTCCTTCCACGACGAGGCGCTGGCCGCGATCCGCGAGCTGCTGCCGGGCGTGCCGACCGCGCTGGTCGCCGATTTCTACGGAGCCGACGTCGTGGAGCGGGCGCGGGCCGTGGGAGCGTCCACGCTCTCCTTGAACATCCGCCGGCTCACGCTCGAACTGGTCGAGCAGGCCCACGCCGCGGACCTGAAGGTCCTGGGATGGACGGTCAACACCCACGATCACCTGCGGCTGGCACGGGGGCTGGGGCTGGACGGCGCAGTGACGGACCACCCGGAGATCCGGCGGGCGGTGCGGTTCACGGCGTAG
- a CDS encoding GNAT family N-acetyltransferase produces MPTIELTFRAATEADVPGLVELIESAYRGEASRAGWTTEADLLDGQRTDPEGVAAVVRDPHSLLLIAERDGVLVACCQLEHRGEHVYFGMFAVRPDLQGGGLGKVIMAEAERTARTRWDAREMHMTVIKQRAELIAYYERRGYRRTGRMSPFPYGDERFGIPQRDDLEFELLTKAL; encoded by the coding sequence CGATGTGCCCGGGCTCGTCGAGCTGATCGAGTCGGCGTACCGCGGCGAGGCGAGCCGGGCGGGCTGGACGACGGAGGCGGACCTGCTGGACGGCCAGCGGACCGACCCGGAGGGTGTGGCGGCCGTCGTGCGCGACCCCCACAGCCTGCTGCTGATCGCCGAGCGCGACGGCGTGCTCGTCGCCTGCTGCCAGCTCGAACACCGCGGGGAGCACGTCTACTTCGGGATGTTCGCGGTCCGCCCCGACCTCCAGGGCGGCGGCCTGGGCAAGGTGATCATGGCCGAGGCGGAGCGGACGGCGCGGACGCGGTGGGACGCCCGTGAAATGCACATGACCGTCATCAAGCAGCGGGCGGAACTTATCGCCTACTACGAACGCCGGGGCTACCGGCGCACCGGCCGGATGAGCCCCTTCCCGTACGGGGACGAGCGGTTCGGCATCCCGCAGCGCGACGACCTGGAATTCGAGCTGCTGACCAAGGCCCTCTGA